From Rhodovastum atsumiense, a single genomic window includes:
- a CDS encoding electron transfer flavoprotein subunit beta/FixA family protein: MKILVPVKRVVDYNVKVRVRSDGTGVETSGVKMSMNPFDEIAVEEAVRLKEKGVATEIVAVSLGIAACSETIRTALAMGADRGILVETDVDLQPLAVAKLLKALVDREQPGLVLLGKQAIDDDMNATGQMLAALLGWPQGTFASKIVVSGGNVTVTREVDGGLETVDLDLPAVVTTDLRLNEPRYASLPNIMKARKKPIETVKPADLGVDPTPRLTVLKVAEPPKRQAGKKVGSVAELVEKLRNEAKVI, translated from the coding sequence ATGAAAATTCTCGTCCCCGTGAAGCGGGTCGTCGATTACAACGTCAAGGTTCGCGTCAGGTCGGACGGCACCGGCGTCGAGACCTCCGGCGTCAAGATGTCCATGAATCCCTTCGACGAGATCGCCGTCGAGGAAGCGGTGCGGCTGAAGGAAAAAGGCGTCGCCACCGAGATCGTGGCGGTTTCCCTCGGCATCGCCGCCTGCTCCGAAACCATCCGCACCGCGCTGGCGATGGGGGCCGACCGCGGCATCCTGGTGGAGACCGATGTCGACCTGCAGCCGCTGGCGGTGGCCAAGCTGCTGAAGGCGCTGGTGGATCGCGAACAGCCGGGCCTGGTGCTGCTGGGCAAGCAGGCGATCGATGATGACATGAATGCAACCGGGCAAATGCTGGCGGCCCTTCTGGGCTGGCCGCAAGGAACATTCGCCAGCAAGATCGTCGTCAGTGGCGGGAATGTCACAGTAACGCGCGAAGTGGACGGCGGGTTGGAAACTGTCGATTTAGACCTGCCCGCTGTGGTAACGACAGATCTGCGCCTGAATGAACCACGTTATGCCAGCCTTCCCAATATCATGAAGGCGCGCAAGAAACCGATCGAAACGGTGAAGCCGGCCGATCTCGGCGTCGATCCGACGCCGCGCCTGACCGTGCTGAAGGTTGCCGAGCCGCCAAAGCGGCAGGCAGGAAAGAAGGTGGGCTCGGTGGCCGAGCTGGTCGAGAAGCTGCGCAACGAAGCGAAGGTGATCTGA
- a CDS encoding FAD-binding protein, whose translation MTALVLLDHDGHGIKQPARSAVAAAQLLGEVHVLVAGHGAHGAAAAAAKLPGVARVLVAEAPIYENMLAEPVAALLVSLAPAYEHVVAASTALGKNVIPRVAALLDAQPISDVAAIEGPDTFVRPIYAGNALATVRSADAKKVLTVRAASFDPVPAEGGNAPVEDVAPVAVPGISRFVSAELSKSERPELTAARVVVSGGRGMGSGENFHLLDKIADKLGAAVGASRAAVDAGFVPNDYQVGQTGKIVAPDLYVAVGISGAIQHLAGMKDSKVIVAINKDEEAPIFQVADYGLVADLFTALPELAAELEHS comes from the coding sequence ATGACGGCCCTGGTTCTTCTCGATCACGACGGCCACGGCATCAAGCAGCCGGCCCGGTCCGCGGTGGCGGCGGCGCAACTCCTGGGCGAGGTGCACGTGCTGGTGGCGGGCCATGGCGCGCACGGCGCCGCCGCTGCGGCCGCGAAGCTGCCGGGCGTGGCCCGCGTGCTGGTGGCCGAGGCACCGATCTACGAGAACATGCTGGCCGAGCCGGTGGCGGCCCTGCTGGTTTCGCTGGCCCCCGCGTACGAACATGTGGTGGCGGCCTCCACCGCCCTGGGCAAGAACGTCATCCCGCGCGTGGCGGCCCTGCTCGACGCGCAGCCGATCAGCGACGTCGCCGCCATTGAAGGGCCGGACACCTTCGTGCGGCCGATCTATGCCGGCAATGCTCTGGCAACGGTGCGCAGCGCCGATGCGAAGAAGGTGCTGACCGTGCGGGCCGCCAGCTTCGACCCGGTGCCCGCCGAAGGCGGCAACGCCCCGGTCGAGGACGTCGCCCCCGTGGCGGTGCCCGGCATTTCCCGCTTCGTTTCGGCCGAGCTGTCCAAGAGCGAGCGGCCGGAACTGACCGCCGCGCGCGTGGTGGTTTCGGGCGGGCGCGGCATGGGCAGCGGCGAGAATTTTCACCTTCTCGACAAAATAGCTGATAAATTGGGGGCCGCTGTCGGCGCCTCGCGCGCCGCTGTGGATGCCGGGTTCGTGCCGAATGACTATCAGGTCGGCCAGACCGGTAAGATCGTTGCTCCGGATCTGTATGTCGCCGTGGGTATCTCCGGCGCCATCCAGCACCTTGCCGGGATGAAAGACAGCAAGGTCATCGTGGCAATCAACAAGGACGAGGAAGCGCCCATTTTCCAGGTGGCGGACTACGGCCTGGTGGCTGACCTCTTCACTGCGCTGCCCGAACTAGCGGCAGAGCTGGAGCACTCCTGA